In the Candidatus Electrothrix sp. GW3-4 genome, one interval contains:
- a CDS encoding DUF2339 domain-containing protein codes for MGRIKTIISTIAGGILFAGIFDDVKGLFVGMVLGFLLARNFIQKGALGRLEKRLKELETLLRYREKTLTQPVAAAESPARAEKKQSPIRQPAEATPLEKTSVPAETRPVKAEETPGGQSRAEMPGAILDKSVHPPTFVFPSTPPTAPIADPLERMLVSLWSFFTQGNVVLRVGLLVLFFGVAFLLKYAAEREMLPIELRLLGVALTGIAMLLFGWKLRLKRAGFALLMQGGGIGLLFLDVFAAFKLYALLPEGLAFAIMVGLVCTSAALALLQDAKPLALFGAIGGFLAPVLLSTDSGNHVALFSYYALLNAGILIIAWFKAWRVLNLLGFFFTLGIGSAWGVRNYEPRYFASTEPFLILFFLMFTLIGVLFAFRQPPKLRGYVDGTLVFGTPIICFSLQTALVKDIKYGLAISALLTSLFYVGLARFLWNRGNERLRQGMRTLTEAFLALGIVFVTLAVPLALSGRWTAVTWALEGAALIWLGVRQNRILPRNFGALLQLVAAFFFLAGTHPADERIILFNGVYLGCLIISLSALFSSWYLYRAENLSEFEGFHHLLLFVWGVIWWFGGGINELNYQLVPYYIYQNYAVLLFVGLSCAAMITLARRISWPIAAWPSLGLLPVMLLVSTEGIDWYSLFYGIISGRHFFSHLGWLAWPLSFFLLYYCLYKGREWLYQGFLSCIHVGSYLLLTLLMSAETVWHVYDFASRMGTAGRTSCWPFLLWGLIPMGIVRLVQGCQPSRRWPFSEYGAQYDEQGSGCLLFFSWLWLLTGSLLVSGNAPPLPFIPLVNPLELSQLIVLILMAGWLLHHQKFLTEVIPSSLFIALGGGTLFIWLNTLLARSVHHLAGVRFDFAPMLDSQLYQAALAILWGVLSLILMVTAHRLKHRVLWLIGVVLVASTVAKLFLVDLANSGTVERIVSFLAVGVLLMIIGYFAPLPPARIEQEEAL; via the coding sequence GTGGGCAGGATCAAAACGATTATCAGCACCATTGCGGGCGGTATCCTGTTCGCCGGGATCTTCGATGATGTTAAAGGGTTGTTTGTCGGCATGGTACTCGGTTTTCTGCTGGCGAGAAACTTTATCCAGAAGGGTGCATTAGGTCGGCTTGAAAAGCGGCTCAAGGAGCTTGAGACCCTTCTCCGATATCGTGAAAAAACGTTAACGCAACCTGTTGCTGCTGCCGAATCTCCAGCAAGGGCAGAAAAAAAACAAAGCCCTATTCGTCAGCCAGCGGAAGCAACGCCCCTGGAGAAAACATCCGTTCCTGCGGAGACCCGTCCAGTAAAAGCCGAGGAAACACCGGGGGGGCAGAGCAGGGCAGAAATGCCTGGGGCTATCCTGGATAAATCGGTACATCCTCCCACCTTTGTTTTTCCTTCAACGCCGCCGACAGCACCTATTGCCGACCCGCTTGAGCGGATGCTTGTCTCCCTTTGGAGCTTTTTCACCCAGGGCAATGTGGTGCTGCGGGTGGGGCTGCTGGTCCTTTTCTTTGGGGTTGCCTTTCTTCTCAAATATGCTGCGGAACGCGAAATGTTGCCCATAGAGTTGCGCCTGCTTGGCGTAGCTCTGACCGGGATCGCCATGCTGCTCTTTGGCTGGAAGCTGCGGCTCAAGAGAGCAGGTTTCGCCCTGTTGATGCAGGGCGGCGGCATTGGCCTGCTTTTTCTTGATGTCTTTGCCGCCTTTAAGCTCTATGCCTTATTGCCGGAGGGTCTGGCCTTTGCCATTATGGTGGGGCTGGTCTGTACCTCTGCGGCCCTGGCCCTGCTTCAGGATGCCAAACCCCTGGCCCTGTTTGGGGCGATTGGCGGCTTTTTGGCCCCGGTCCTGCTCTCTACCGATAGCGGCAACCACGTGGCTCTGTTCAGTTATTATGCCCTGCTCAATGCCGGTATCCTGATCATTGCCTGGTTCAAGGCCTGGCGGGTCCTCAACCTGCTCGGCTTTTTCTTTACCCTGGGGATTGGTAGTGCATGGGGGGTGAGGAATTATGAGCCCCGCTATTTTGCCAGCACAGAACCCTTCCTTATCCTCTTTTTCCTGATGTTCACCTTGATCGGGGTCCTGTTCGCCTTCCGTCAACCTCCCAAGCTGCGGGGCTACGTGGATGGCACCTTGGTCTTCGGTACCCCAATTATCTGTTTTTCCCTCCAGACGGCCCTGGTCAAAGACATCAAATACGGGCTGGCGATCAGCGCCCTGTTGACCAGCCTTTTTTATGTCGGATTGGCACGGTTCCTCTGGAATAGGGGCAATGAACGGCTGCGCCAGGGCATGCGTACCCTGACCGAGGCCTTTCTCGCCCTGGGGATCGTCTTTGTCACCCTGGCAGTGCCCCTGGCCCTGAGCGGCAGATGGACAGCGGTGACATGGGCCCTGGAGGGGGCAGCCTTGATTTGGCTGGGTGTGCGTCAGAATCGGATACTCCCCAGGAATTTCGGGGCCCTGCTCCAGCTGGTCGCGGCCTTCTTCTTCCTGGCTGGCACCCATCCTGCTGATGAGCGGATAATCCTGTTCAACGGGGTCTATCTAGGTTGCCTGATCATCAGTCTCTCTGCCCTGTTTTCCTCCTGGTATCTCTATCGGGCGGAGAATCTGAGCGAGTTTGAAGGCTTTCACCATCTTCTCCTCTTTGTCTGGGGTGTCATCTGGTGGTTCGGCGGTGGGATCAATGAGTTGAATTACCAACTCGTTCCCTACTATATCTACCAAAATTATGCAGTGCTGCTCTTTGTTGGGTTGAGTTGTGCGGCCATGATCACGCTGGCGCGGCGGATTTCCTGGCCCATAGCGGCCTGGCCGAGTTTGGGATTGCTGCCGGTAATGTTGTTAGTCAGTACGGAAGGAATAGATTGGTACAGTTTGTTCTACGGCATTATATCTGGCAGGCATTTTTTTTCTCATCTTGGCTGGTTGGCTTGGCCGCTGTCTTTTTTTCTCCTTTATTACTGTCTGTACAAAGGACGTGAGTGGCTGTATCAGGGTTTTCTCTCCTGCATCCATGTCGGCAGCTATCTTCTGTTAACGTTGCTCATGAGTGCTGAGACAGTTTGGCACGTTTATGATTTTGCGAGCAGGATGGGAACGGCAGGCCGCACCAGCTGTTGGCCCTTTCTCCTTTGGGGCCTTATCCCCATGGGGATAGTGCGCTTAGTCCAAGGCTGTCAACCTTCCAGGCGATGGCCTTTTTCTGAATATGGTGCGCAGTACGATGAACAGGGCTCAGGATGCCTTCTCTTTTTTTCCTGGCTTTGGTTGTTGACCGGGTCTCTTCTTGTTTCCGGTAATGCCCCACCCCTGCCGTTCATCCCTCTTGTCAATCCTCTTGAACTGAGCCAACTTATTGTCTTGATTTTGATGGCGGGTTGGCTGCTGCATCACCAAAAGTTTCTGACGGAGGTAATTCCATCTTCTCTTTTTATTGCTCTCGGAGGAGGCACGCTCTTCATCTGGCTGAACACCCTTTTGGCACGCTCAGTACATCACTTGGCTGGTGTCCGCTTTGATTTTGCACCCATGCTGGACTCCCAGCTTTATCAGGCCGCACTTGCTATTCTCTGGGGAGTCCTTTCTCTGATTTTGATGGTGACAGCGCATCGTTTGAAACACCGGGTCTTGTGGTTAATTGGGGTAGTGCTGGTCGCTAGCACGGTGGCCAAACTCTTCCTGGTTGATCTGGCGAACAGCGGTACTGTGGAGCGAATTGTTTCCTTTTTAGCCGTCGGTGTTCTGCTGATGATCATCGGCTATTTTGCACCCTTACCCCCTGCGCGGATTGAACAGGAGGAGGCATTATGA
- a CDS encoding right-handed parallel beta-helix repeat-containing protein codes for MQRRKLLPFSLCALWYCSSPAQAALNDVAVFAPDVDNWMTAQQQKELATYLKSPGLRGDKSDHLPSPGQQTKIYNHTRQENLVSWMQQRMSDGKSDVLLIIDLAPAQIFHDNDNSLAEAWMENGNMLIWTGSEPFRSSVDAGGAVTDHATDGINDGANKVLDIKGENLCMGYSSVPQQETSVASAASDFYDYLPSLNLNYTGQDMRSLSYVDVLTEAENVVSQDDAPALVIDEIFAENSDLQDTAHVYESDAIVLTMRATENDRKGQGGQYAQFYCYKGLIDGVDSNEHRKPVLYEFLHNWVAKDVDLIHVQAGAVDGDGSEAKPYGTIQAGVNAAGEFSRDRVVVMPGVYNEQIKMKRSVKLISAGGDLRGTLVGHLDEFNNPELDLTYNTFPQINAKKGLVRAQATIIDGTGLSTNKPLLNFPKGATLGTWLDGFTIQNMPAVDQSLCGHARTIQSRGASPFLIENIIRNNGSAGFEASAVFKTNSTGVSVADDICQNDDFRYDNVLYDAHPALINNIIGSNDGPNLSDDYYAYSIMYHNEAFKSGYFGDDLPEPFYDAPGIKAQHGAHSYIYNNAVYDSSKSGIDARRGVNELTWENKVDRPTRPVILDNYVLNSGTANIQENGAGIGALNIGGHDPYSDQDLYQIIDGNFIHTAAQGAVGCLYNDDEDGGTTTIPQSNVGYVVINNNTGTQASTAGIEIHGCANVFEIFHNEMTANTRAGIGIAFDAKVGDITDNSLHANGMAGIGMKDGAQVAAIRNNSLLSNGAAGIGHNGSAKRVVVGEEVGNTIESNGAAGIGMIHAEVDLISMNTIRFNGAPGITVTEDSDVGLIEGSAATEGPERLSQNGRGDLQDPITSSFTAGLVVLNEGSTANISNLIVEGSGMVNVMLGPGTTVTMDGCIIRNNYRQGPNLRIDGRATVTNNIFENARYPGVGIFNEDAFVSFNNNIVSKTGTAGIIINGGPTIESFIGNQILDAGTAGLLLGSMTGDLHIVDSDINGSGTIGILSTGMSQNITITDSTINDNGAPIMAYNVANVEVSNSIIKDNWAGMGLFNDDSPAATCIVSNSIFDNNVCGPDIQMNGGSLFAVYDTTVSGTGPSGSDGGHAIRAIGVDSVDVASCDLRSWSTGIQVKGAEQAHVSKSRIRARWPIWFENSHGTVTNTITGTNSDGYLFFNSTVNLYNNTMYGGTSKWTPDGSGDKNQYGFKAKDNSVVHAYNNIVTGVQFGFLALSGSVVTADYNLMHGNQFNHYAGTGNPGVVHWGANNIVNTDPEMVDPLNDDFHLKSSSPAIDAGSNDLGVTEDMDGDARPQGNGVDIGADEIL; via the coding sequence ATGCAACGCAGAAAGCTTTTACCATTTTCTCTCTGTGCCCTTTGGTACTGTAGTTCCCCTGCTCAGGCCGCCCTGAACGACGTGGCTGTTTTCGCGCCTGACGTCGACAACTGGATGACGGCCCAGCAACAAAAGGAGCTGGCCACCTATCTCAAATCCCCTGGTCTCCGAGGTGATAAATCAGATCACTTGCCATCACCCGGTCAGCAAACAAAAATCTACAATCATACCAGACAAGAAAATCTTGTCTCCTGGATGCAGCAACGGATGTCTGATGGCAAATCAGATGTCCTGCTGATCATTGATCTGGCACCCGCCCAGATATTTCACGACAACGACAACTCCCTGGCCGAGGCATGGATGGAAAACGGCAATATGCTGATCTGGACCGGTTCGGAGCCCTTTCGTTCCTCTGTTGATGCTGGAGGTGCCGTGACCGACCATGCTACTGACGGGATAAACGACGGTGCCAATAAGGTGCTGGATATTAAAGGAGAAAACCTGTGCATGGGCTACTCTTCTGTTCCCCAACAAGAAACCAGTGTTGCATCGGCTGCATCTGATTTTTATGACTACCTGCCCAGTCTGAACCTGAATTACACTGGCCAGGACATGCGTTCGCTCAGCTATGTTGATGTGTTGACCGAGGCAGAGAACGTGGTCTCCCAGGATGACGCTCCTGCTCTGGTCATTGACGAGATATTCGCCGAAAACAGTGACCTTCAGGATACGGCCCATGTCTACGAAAGCGATGCCATTGTCCTGACCATGCGAGCAACGGAAAATGACCGCAAGGGCCAGGGAGGTCAGTACGCACAATTTTACTGTTATAAGGGCCTGATCGACGGGGTTGATTCCAACGAACATCGCAAGCCGGTACTCTATGAATTTCTCCATAACTGGGTAGCCAAAGATGTCGATCTGATTCATGTCCAGGCCGGAGCAGTTGACGGAGATGGCAGCGAAGCAAAACCCTATGGAACCATTCAGGCGGGTGTCAATGCGGCCGGTGAGTTTTCCAGAGACAGAGTGGTCGTTATGCCCGGCGTCTATAATGAACAGATTAAGATGAAACGCAGCGTCAAGCTGATCAGCGCTGGGGGTGATCTACGCGGAACTCTCGTTGGTCACCTTGATGAATTCAACAATCCCGAACTCGACCTCACCTATAATACCTTTCCTCAGATTAATGCAAAAAAAGGGTTGGTCAGAGCGCAAGCTACCATCATTGACGGAACCGGGCTGTCTACAAATAAACCCCTGCTCAATTTCCCGAAAGGGGCAACATTAGGGACCTGGCTGGACGGTTTTACCATCCAGAATATGCCCGCAGTGGATCAGAGCCTGTGCGGACATGCACGGACCATCCAGAGCCGGGGTGCTTCTCCCTTTCTTATTGAAAATATTATCCGGAATAACGGCAGTGCGGGCTTTGAGGCCTCTGCTGTCTTCAAGACCAACAGCACCGGTGTTTCGGTTGCAGATGATATCTGTCAAAATGACGACTTCCGCTATGATAATGTCCTCTATGATGCCCATCCAGCTCTGATCAACAACATCATCGGCTCGAACGACGGTCCCAACCTGAGCGACGACTATTATGCCTACAGCATTATGTACCATAATGAAGCCTTTAAAAGCGGTTATTTTGGTGATGATCTGCCAGAACCCTTTTATGATGCCCCAGGCATCAAGGCACAACACGGGGCTCATTCCTATATTTACAATAACGCCGTCTATGACTCATCAAAAAGCGGCATTGATGCCCGGCGTGGTGTCAACGAATTGACCTGGGAAAATAAGGTGGATCGTCCAACCCGGCCCGTTATTCTTGACAACTACGTGCTCAACTCGGGCACAGCAAATATTCAAGAAAACGGAGCAGGTATCGGTGCTCTCAATATCGGGGGGCACGATCCCTACTCTGACCAGGATCTCTATCAGATTATAGACGGTAATTTCATCCACACCGCAGCCCAAGGAGCAGTCGGTTGCCTCTATAATGATGACGAAGATGGCGGAACCACCACGATTCCACAAAGCAATGTCGGCTATGTCGTCATCAACAATAATACCGGAACACAGGCAAGCACCGCAGGTATAGAAATACACGGCTGTGCAAATGTCTTTGAAATCTTTCACAACGAGATGACCGCCAACACCAGGGCCGGTATCGGTATAGCCTTTGATGCCAAAGTCGGCGATATTACCGATAACTCACTGCATGCAAACGGCATGGCTGGCATCGGCATGAAAGACGGTGCCCAGGTTGCAGCTATCAGGAATAACTCCTTGCTCAGCAATGGAGCCGCAGGAATAGGGCATAACGGGTCCGCCAAACGAGTCGTGGTCGGCGAGGAAGTAGGTAATACCATTGAATCGAATGGAGCTGCTGGGATCGGCATGATACATGCTGAGGTCGATCTGATTTCCATGAATACTATCCGCTTTAATGGTGCTCCTGGAATTACGGTAACTGAAGACTCCGATGTTGGGCTTATTGAGGGCAGCGCTGCAACAGAGGGGCCTGAACGGTTGTCGCAGAACGGAAGAGGAGACCTTCAAGATCCTATTACTTCCAGTTTCACCGCTGGCTTAGTTGTGTTGAATGAAGGTTCTACAGCCAATATATCCAATCTTATTGTTGAAGGGAGCGGCATGGTGAATGTCATGTTGGGTCCCGGTACCACTGTGACTATGGATGGGTGCATAATCAGAAATAATTATCGACAAGGACCAAATCTAAGGATTGATGGCCGAGCAACGGTGACCAACAATATTTTTGAGAATGCCAGATATCCGGGAGTTGGAATTTTTAACGAGGATGCATTTGTTTCCTTCAACAATAATATTGTTTCCAAAACCGGAACAGCAGGAATAATCATAAATGGTGGACCTACTATTGAGTCATTTATTGGTAACCAGATCCTTGATGCCGGAACAGCAGGGCTCTTGCTGGGTTCGATGACCGGCGACCTGCATATTGTTGATTCCGACATCAACGGCAGTGGAACAATTGGAATCCTGTCCACGGGTATGTCTCAGAATATTACGATTACCGATTCAACCATTAACGACAACGGTGCACCAATAATGGCTTATAACGTTGCCAATGTAGAGGTGTCCAATTCGATTATTAAAGACAACTGGGCCGGAATGGGTCTGTTTAATGATGATAGTCCAGCTGCCACCTGTATTGTTTCCAACAGTATTTTTGACAACAACGTATGCGGACCGGATATACAAATGAACGGAGGAAGCCTATTTGCGGTATACGATACGACTGTATCAGGGACGGGGCCGTCAGGGAGCGATGGTGGTCATGCTATCCGGGCAATTGGCGTAGATTCTGTCGATGTGGCGAGTTGTGACCTTCGGTCATGGAGTACCGGAATCCAGGTCAAAGGAGCGGAGCAGGCTCATGTGAGCAAAAGCCGAATAAGAGCCAGATGGCCAATCTGGTTCGAAAACAGTCACGGCACTGTGACAAATACCATAACAGGTACGAACAGTGATGGTTACCTCTTCTTTAATTCAACCGTTAATTTATATAATAACACAATGTATGGGGGAACCAGCAAGTGGACTCCTGATGGGTCGGGAGACAAAAACCAGTATGGCTTTAAGGCAAAGGATAATTCGGTTGTACATGCCTACAATAACATCGTAACCGGAGTACAGTTTGGCTTCTTGGCTCTAAGTGGCTCTGTTGTCACTGCCGACTACAATCTTATGCATGGTAACCAGTTTAATCATTATGCGGGTACGGGTAATCCGGGAGTTGTGCATTGGGGTGCGAACAATATAGTCAATACTGATCCAGAGATGGTCGATCCTCTGAACGATGATTTTCACCTGAAGTCCTCATCTCCGGCTATTGATGCTGGCAGCAACGACCTGGGAGTGACTGAAGATATGGATGGAGATGCCCGTCCGCAGGGGAATGGCGTTGATATTGGTGCGGATGAGATTCTTTAG
- a CDS encoding UbiD family decarboxylase, with the protein MTSIYNLRQYLDILRRENELLVIDTEVDPYLEIAEIHRRVIARSGPALLFTQVKGSSFPVVTNLFGTNRRLELAFGTRPMDFVADLVRLAEQAMPPSLATVKQAAPLALQALKIGLKNVKPGAAPILENLQQPARMTEFPMLTSWHSDGGAFVTLPLVYTEHPDGHGHNLGMYRIHRYDDTNTGIHWQIHKGGGYHYSAAEEKSQALPMTLFIGGPPALMLSAIAPLPEDIPELMLASLLQGKKLAMTKDPLGGHRLVAETEFAIKGVVPPKLRHPEGPFGDHYGYNSLAHEYPVFQTTHLYHRKDAIYPATVVGRPKQEDYFIGDFLQDLLSPLFPLVMKGVQQLKTFGEAGFHCLAAARVSNRYPREAFAAGLRVLGEGQLSLTKFLIVTDGSLDVADFGKLWTHVLERIQWDRDLFVFANVSQDTLDYTGPSVNKGSKAMMMGLGEKQRDLPREFNGSLPPGCSQPNPFLPGTLVVQGETYENSPDQGAQLAAWDGVADWPVILLVDSTAEATESMQEFIWTFFTRFEPAADIHGKHQQVKRFHVGLTPPIVFDCRMKPWYTEVLEVDQATKELVDSKYSTIIPANLR; encoded by the coding sequence ATGACATCAATATATAATCTTCGCCAGTACCTTGATATCCTCCGCCGAGAAAATGAACTCCTCGTTATCGACACCGAGGTTGATCCCTATCTTGAGATAGCAGAAATCCACCGCCGAGTTATCGCCCGCAGCGGACCGGCCCTGCTTTTTACCCAGGTCAAAGGCTCCTCCTTTCCAGTGGTCACCAACCTTTTTGGCACCAACCGTCGCCTGGAACTGGCCTTCGGCACAAGACCAATGGATTTTGTCGCAGATCTGGTTCGGCTGGCCGAGCAAGCCATGCCGCCAAGTCTTGCCACAGTCAAGCAGGCTGCGCCACTGGCTCTCCAGGCCCTGAAGATCGGCTTAAAAAACGTCAAACCAGGGGCTGCCCCCATCCTGGAAAACCTGCAACAACCTGCCCGAATGACAGAGTTCCCCATGCTCACTTCCTGGCATTCTGATGGTGGAGCCTTTGTCACCCTTCCCCTGGTCTATACTGAGCACCCGGACGGCCACGGTCATAATCTGGGGATGTACCGCATCCATCGCTATGACGATACCAACACGGGCATCCACTGGCAGATCCATAAGGGCGGCGGCTACCATTACAGTGCTGCCGAGGAAAAAAGTCAGGCCCTGCCCATGACCCTGTTCATCGGCGGCCCGCCAGCCCTGATGCTCTCTGCCATCGCCCCGTTGCCAGAAGATATCCCGGAGCTGATGCTGGCCTCCCTGCTCCAGGGGAAAAAGCTGGCCATGACCAAGGATCCTCTGGGCGGCCATCGCCTGGTAGCGGAAACGGAATTTGCCATCAAGGGGGTTGTTCCGCCCAAGCTCAGGCATCCCGAAGGCCCGTTTGGCGATCATTACGGCTATAATTCACTGGCCCACGAGTATCCGGTCTTTCAGACCACCCATCTCTATCATCGTAAGGATGCCATCTATCCAGCCACCGTGGTTGGTCGTCCCAAGCAAGAGGATTATTTTATCGGCGATTTTCTCCAGGACCTCCTTTCCCCGCTCTTTCCTCTGGTGATGAAAGGAGTGCAACAGCTGAAGACCTTTGGGGAGGCTGGTTTTCACTGTCTGGCAGCAGCACGGGTCAGCAACCGCTACCCCCGTGAGGCCTTTGCAGCTGGCCTGCGCGTTCTCGGCGAGGGGCAACTCTCCCTGACCAAATTCCTCATCGTCACAGACGGGAGTCTTGATGTTGCCGACTTTGGTAAACTCTGGACCCATGTCCTGGAACGCATCCAATGGGACAGAGATCTTTTTGTCTTTGCCAATGTTTCCCAGGACACCCTGGATTACACCGGCCCCTCAGTAAACAAGGGCTCAAAGGCCATGATGATGGGCTTGGGAGAAAAACAACGGGACCTACCCAGGGAATTCAACGGCAGCCTGCCACCGGGTTGTAGCCAACCCAACCCTTTTCTGCCCGGCACTCTGGTGGTTCAAGGCGAGACCTATGAAAACAGCCCCGACCAGGGAGCACAACTTGCTGCCTGGGACGGAGTAGCTGACTGGCCGGTCATTCTGCTGGTGGACTCCACTGCTGAGGCCACGGAAAGCATGCAGGAGTTTATCTGGACCTTCTTTACCCGCTTTGAACCAGCTGCGGATATTCACGGTAAGCACCAACAGGTCAAACGCTTTCATGTCGGGCTCACACCGCCCATTGTCTTTGATTGCCGGATGAAGCCCTGGTACACCGAGGTACTGGAGGTGGATCAGGCCACCAAGGAGCTGGTGGATAGCAAGTACAGCACAATCATTCCGGCAAATTTGAGATAA
- a CDS encoding Tex family protein translates to MSQNQQQHQRIAHRISQALQITSQQVAATAQLLEEGATVPFISRYRKEVTGSLDETQVTAIRDQLAELAALEKRRQTMLDSLATRELLSPELEQALGKAEDLTTLEDIFLPYKQKRKTRASMAKEKGLEPLAQAIFTGQDRTILPADFVDPEKEVHTEEEALAGARDIIAEWISEDTDLRTDLRRLFANKAEIRSSVLKKKQEEGAKYRDYFDWQERAHKAPSHRLLAMFRGAAEKVLRLTIRPDEDAALALVKRRFSSQGRLREQLLIAVEDSYKRLLGPSLENELRADLKQRADQEAITVFADNLQELLLAPALGQKRVMALDPGFRTGAKLVCLSEQGQLLDFTTVYPTHGTKQQDEAGRTITTLCQKHRIEAIAIGNGTAGRETEQFVRGLGLDKGILVTLVNESGASIYSASEVARREFPDHDITVRGAVSIGRRLQDPLAELVKLDPASIGVGQYQHDVHQAALKKALDDVVMHCVNTVGVEVNSGSLELLTYVSGLGPGLAAKIIAWREEQGPFVSRKQLLKVPRLGAKAFEQCAGFLRIHGAKNPLDNSAVHPERYAVVEKMAADAGCTVGELMKKKDLRDRIDLQRYVSKDSGKGGSQALGLPTLRDILEELARPGRDPRQEFSAFSFAEGVNSMDDLVEEMRLPGIVTNVTKFGAFVDIGVHQDGLVHISQLADRFVKDPAEVVKVGQQVTVRVLEIDQQRRRIALSLRHCGSGSS, encoded by the coding sequence ATGTCCCAAAATCAGCAACAACACCAACGTATCGCGCATCGTATATCGCAAGCCCTGCAAATTACTTCCCAGCAGGTAGCTGCCACAGCCCAACTTCTTGAAGAAGGCGCCACCGTTCCCTTTATCTCCCGCTATCGGAAGGAGGTAACCGGTTCTCTCGATGAAACCCAGGTTACAGCCATTCGTGACCAGTTGGCTGAGCTTGCCGCTTTGGAGAAGCGGCGCCAGACCATGTTGGACTCTCTTGCTACTCGGGAATTACTGAGCCCTGAGTTAGAACAGGCATTGGGCAAGGCAGAAGATCTCACCACCTTGGAAGATATCTTCCTTCCTTATAAGCAGAAGCGCAAAACCAGGGCGTCGATGGCCAAGGAAAAGGGGCTTGAGCCCTTGGCCCAGGCTATTTTTACTGGTCAGGATAGGACAATCCTGCCTGCTGATTTTGTTGATCCCGAGAAAGAAGTCCACACAGAGGAAGAGGCCCTGGCCGGGGCTCGGGATATCATAGCAGAATGGATCAGCGAGGATACTGATCTGCGGACCGATCTGCGCCGACTTTTTGCCAATAAGGCGGAGATTCGTTCCTCGGTGCTGAAGAAAAAGCAGGAGGAAGGAGCAAAATATCGGGATTATTTTGACTGGCAGGAAAGAGCACATAAAGCCCCCAGCCATCGTTTACTGGCCATGTTTCGCGGTGCAGCGGAAAAGGTCCTGCGTCTCACGATCCGACCGGATGAGGATGCCGCCCTTGCTTTGGTCAAAAGGAGGTTTTCGTCCCAAGGCAGGCTCCGTGAGCAGTTGCTTATAGCCGTTGAGGACAGCTATAAGCGACTACTGGGGCCTTCTTTGGAAAACGAGCTGCGGGCGGACCTCAAGCAGCGGGCAGATCAGGAGGCCATTACCGTCTTTGCTGATAATCTTCAGGAATTGCTGCTGGCTCCGGCTCTGGGGCAAAAACGGGTTATGGCCCTTGATCCGGGATTTCGTACCGGAGCCAAGCTCGTCTGCCTCAGCGAGCAGGGGCAGTTGCTGGATTTTACCACAGTCTATCCCACCCACGGTACGAAGCAGCAGGATGAGGCCGGGCGAACCATCACAACACTGTGCCAGAAACATCGAATTGAGGCCATTGCCATTGGTAACGGCACAGCCGGGCGGGAGACAGAGCAGTTTGTCCGGGGCCTGGGGCTGGATAAGGGGATCCTTGTCACCCTGGTAAACGAGAGCGGGGCCTCAATCTACTCGGCGTCTGAGGTGGCTCGGCGGGAGTTCCCTGACCATGATATCACGGTTAGGGGGGCGGTCTCCATAGGCCGACGTCTTCAGGACCCGCTTGCCGAGCTGGTCAAGCTTGATCCTGCCTCCATCGGGGTAGGGCAGTATCAGCATGATGTTCATCAGGCAGCCCTGAAAAAGGCCTTGGATGACGTGGTGATGCATTGCGTCAATACGGTCGGGGTGGAGGTGAATAGCGGCTCGCTGGAGTTGCTTACCTATGTCTCAGGCCTGGGGCCGGGTCTGGCTGCCAAGATTATTGCTTGGCGGGAGGAGCAGGGGCCGTTTGTCAGTCGTAAACAACTGCTCAAGGTGCCTCGTCTGGGGGCGAAAGCATTTGAGCAATGCGCAGGCTTTCTCCGTATTCATGGAGCAAAAAATCCCCTGGATAACTCTGCTGTCCACCCGGAACGGTATGCCGTAGTGGAGAAAATGGCTGCGGATGCGGGCTGTACGGTCGGCGAGCTGATGAAGAAGAAGGATCTGCGGGATCGGATTGATCTGCAAAGATACGTCAGCAAGGACAGTGGGAAAGGAGGGAGCCAGGCCCTCGGTCTTCCCACTCTGCGTGATATTCTCGAGGAACTTGCTCGACCGGGACGTGATCCGCGTCAGGAGTTTTCTGCTTTTTCCTTTGCTGAAGGGGTCAATTCTATGGATGATCTGGTTGAAGAAATGCGCCTGCCCGGCATTGTTACCAATGTGACCAAATTTGGGGCCTTTGTTGATATCGGAGTGCATCAGGACGGCCTCGTCCATATCAGCCAGCTGGCGGATCGCTTTGTCAAAGATCCTGCTGAGGTGGTCAAGGTGGGGCAGCAGGTGACGGTGCGGGTGCTGGAGATTGATCAGCAGCGGAGAAGGATTGCACTTTCCCTGCGTCATTGCGGCTCAGGTTCTTCATAG